In Chaetodon trifascialis isolate fChaTrf1 chromosome 23, fChaTrf1.hap1, whole genome shotgun sequence, the following proteins share a genomic window:
- the ankrd53 gene encoding ankyrin repeat domain-containing protein 53, which yields MEPANKSGKRRNGRKTCMKLTHSLPPDGHMFPAVGSPERLDVSVNRQGLSALHVACLYGQLATVQLLVESGQGWVNSSDLQGRRPVHMLLSSQSAPSTTPCLRYLLEHGADVNVTTDSGTTPLHLAASEGLLDCAEILVQAGADALARDSTGHTPLDLARIWCRRKVARYLKSCMWQQDKKKELQERKLVQALYCDLVDMAKLNDANKKTLIDVKMTEWANNKGFPLRKDFSPRALVSQYHTQCLPSDQSTSNPEHAKHPPKHQPGGPQEDRSTPTKQPLASSSRPWTIFMGLQPEKPPRVPDLQDSVTVWRDSGSRRPQYTTKWDSTPRPAPDLPLDVLQRVLFPRAFPSRIASPRHFEPQNIEEVQRRGHPQGWSTSPWTEVAMHLAEVLEPGHY from the exons ATGGAACCTGCCAACAAATCTGGGAAGAGACGCAACGGACGTAAAACATG CATGAAGCTAACCCACAGCCTTCCCCCGGACGGCCACATGTTTCCAGCTGTTGGGAGCCCGGAGAGACTGGatgtcagtgtgaacagacag GGTCTGTCAGCGCTCCACGTGGCCTGCCTCTATGGCCAGCTGGCTACCGTTCAGCTCCTGGTGGAGTCCGGGCAGGGGTGGGTCAACAGCAGCGATCTCCAGGGTCGCCGGCCTGTGCACATGCTCCTGTCCTCCCAGAGCGCACCCAGCACCACCCCCTGCCTCCGATACCTGCTGGAGCACGGGGCCGACGTCAACGT TACCACAGATTCAGGGACAACCCCGCTGCACCTGGCCGCCTCTGAAGGCCTCCTGGACTGCGCAGAGATCCTCGTCCAGGCCGGAGCAGACGCGTTGGCCCGGGACAGCACAGGACACACTCCTCTGGATCTGGCCCGCATCTGGTGCCGCAGGAAGGTCGCAAG GTATCTGAAAAGCTGCATGTGGCAGCAAGATAAGAAGAAAGAActgcaggagaggaagctgGTCCAAGCTTTGTACTGTGATCTCGTGGATATGGCCAAGCTGAACGACGCCAATAAAaag acacttattgatgtgaaaatgacagAGTGGGCAAACAACAAAGGGTTTCCTCTCCGAAAGGACTTCTCACCCAGAGCCTTGGTGAGCCAGTACCACACCCAGTGCCTCCCATCAGATCAGAGCACTTCTAATCCAGAACACGCCAAGCACCCACCGAAGCACCAGCCGGGAGGCCCTCAGGAGGACAGGAGCACGCCCACCAAGCAGCCTCTAGCCTCATCTTCCAGGCCCTGGACCATCTTCATGGGCCTCCAGCCAGAGAAGCCCCCCAGAGTGCCGGACCTCCAGGACAGCGTCACCGTGTGGAGGGACAGCGGCAGCAGGCGGCCTCAGTACACCACCAAGTGGGACAGTACGCCCCGCCCCGCCCCTGACCTTCCTCTGGATGTCCTCCAGAGGGTGTTGTTCCCGAGAGCCTTCCCTTCCAGGATCGCCTCCCCTCGGCACTTTGAGCCGCAGAACATCGAGGAGGTCCAGCGCCGAGGACACCCCCAGGGGTGGAGCACCTCCCCCTGGACGGAGGTGGCCATGCACTTGGCTGAGGTGCTGGAGCCCGGACACTACTGA
- the tex261 gene encoding protein TEX261, with protein MWFIYLLSWLSLVIQISFVTLAIAAGLYYLAELIEEYTVATSRIIKYMIMFSTGVLAGLYVFEGFPVLMVGVGLFTNLVYFGLLQTFPYILLSSPNFILSCVLVVVNHYMAFQYFAQEYYPFSEVLAYFTICLWIIPFAFFVSLSAGENVLPSTMQQGDDVVSNYFTKGKRGKRSGILLVFSFLKEAVLPSRQKMY; from the exons atgtggtttatttatttactcagcTGGCTGTCGTTGGTGATCCAGATATCTTTCGTCACTCTAGCAATAG CTGCCGGCCTGTACTACTTGGCAGAACTAATAGAAGAATACACAGTAGCCACCAGTCGAATAATAAAGTACATGATAATG TTCTCCACAGGAGTGCTGGCAGGCCTCTACGTTTTTGAAGGCTTCCCAGTGCTGATGGTGGGAGTCGGCCTCTTCACCAACCTGGTGTACTTCGGCCTCCTGCAGACTTTCCCCTACATACTGCTGAGCTCCCCAAACTTTATCCTCTCCTGCG TGTTGGTGGTGGTGAACCATTATATGGCCTTCCAGTACTTTGCACAGGAGTATTATCCATTCTCAGAG GTGCTGGCATACTTCACCATCTGCCTGTGGATAATCCCCTTTGCCTTCTTTGTGTCACTGTCAGCGGGGGAAAACGTGCTTCCATCCACCATGCAACAAGGAG aTGATGTGGTGTCTAATTACTTCACCAAGGGCAAGAGGGGGAAGAGGTCTGGGATCCTCCTCGTTTTCTCCTTCCTCAAGGAGGCAGTGCTGCCTAGCCGACAGAAAATGTACTGA